ACGGGCTGTCCATAGGTGACCGCCAGAAATTTACCCATGAAGACCGCCTCTGTCTGCCCGTGCCCCTTTTCCACTGCTTCGGGATAGTGCTCGGGGTTATGGCTATCCTGACCCACAGAGGAACCCTTGTCATGCTTGAGGTTTTTGACCCTCTCCTTGTACTTGCTGCGGTCCAGAAAGAGAAGTGTACTGCCCTCTACGGCGTGCCTACAATGTTCATTGCAGAGTACACCCACCCAATGTTTGATATGTTCGACCTCTCTTCTCTGAGGACAGGTATCATGGCCGGTTCTACCTGCCCTGTGGAAGCCATGAAAAAAGTAGTAAAAGATATGCACTGCCACCAGATCACAAGCGTTTACGGGCTTACGGAAGCCTCTCCTGGCATGACCCAGACCACTGTGGACGACCCTGTGGAACTCAGGGTAGAAACCGTGGGTAAATGCTTCCCGGGTGTAGAAGTCAGAGTGGTTGACCCTGCTACCAATAAACCAGTACCTCCGGATACTGTAGGGGAGATTTGCTGCCGTGGGTACAATATTATGAAAGGCTACTACAAAATGCCGGAAGAAACGAAAAATGTGATTGACGAAGAAGGCTGGCTGCATAGCGGAGACCTTGGAACCTGTGACGAAAACGGCTACTACAGGATAACAGGCAGAATAAAGGACATGATCATCCGGGGAGGAGAAAACATATATCCCAGGGAAATCGAGGAGTTCCTGCATGCCATGCCTGGAGTCAAAGATGCTCAGGTCGTCGGCATACCCGACAAAAAATATGGAGAAATCGTTGGAGCCTTTGTTATACTTGAGAAAGATGAAGACCTTACTGAAGCCGATATAAGAGACTATGCGATAAGCAAAATCGCCCGGTATAAGGTTCCCAAACACATCTTCATTGTGGATGAGTACCCTCTGACAGCAAGCGGAAAGATCCAGAAATACAAGCTCAGAGAAATGGCTGTAGAAATGATGAAGAATAGATAAAAAACAGCAACTGATTAAATATCATCGGCCTTCGGGTCGATATCTTTTTTTAAATTTAGGAACAATTCCAGAAAATTTCATATTTTATATATCTTTGTTCCCGGAATGTTATTTTTTGCGAATATTTTGTTCCTCAGGTACTTTTATGCTCCGTTTAATTCCCCAGCTCTTTTCCAGAATATGTAATAGCTTAAGCTTCGAATGGTGTACGGTTTAGAATTCAGTTCAGCCCCGATTGTGCCATATTGTAATTAGCTTGAAATTTTCAAGCGAATTAAAAAACGTGAAGATTCCTTGAATTTGGAGATTGACTATAATTTTCAAGTTGTTATAAAATAATGCCATAACCAAATATCGATGAGAAAACAAAATTAATAAAACATTGAATATTTAACGGAATATATTATATATAGAATTTCAGCATTAGAAGAATTGTAATTGTAAGAGAAGCTAATTAGACATGTTTGTAAAGGGAATATTTGGGGAAATATTCATCAAGGGGTTTCATCTGATTGAGGGCTCAGGGGATAAAGAGCTCTCAATCAATCACACCAGTTAGACAGCAAATCTTTATTGCCTTCTCTTACAATTGTGCAAAGAATATGGGGAGTATTCTTTAAAGGGGGTTTCATCTGGTTGAGAGCCCGGGGATCATTAAGGGCTCTCAATCAATCACCAACATTCAGTACTTAAATAGCTTTTTTAAACAATAATTAGCTGAGAAATACAGCTTGATATTGATAAAACTTTAAGTCTCAGAATTTCCCCGATATAAAATTTCCCCTGATTGATGACGTCAAACATGGTAAATCTTTTAAGCAATAATCTTACGATTTTATAATATATAAGTTCTTTGATACCTTTATAAAGATATAAATTACCTATCTTAAACTCAAAATATTTACCCTGTAATTAATATAGTGTTCATATATAACGACATAACAATGGCATAAAATTTCAAAACTTAAAAGAACATTTCAAAACTTAAAAGAACAGATCTTGTTTGAACATTTTTATACTCTTTAACAGAATCGGCATACCAGAATACTTAAACTCCTTTAAAGGAGAGCTTATGGTCCCGGGTAACAGATCCAGAAAATCATTATGTTTTCAGGAAGAAGACAGAAATACGGCAGACAAAAAGGATGAATGCCATAAGTCCGGGTCTCTGGAGACTTCTCATTTCACTGAAACTCCAGAATATTTCCAGCAGGCACAAACAGGACAGGTGGTGGATGATACTCCTGAAAACCTCCTTATCTGTATGGAATACTGTGGAACCTGCCC
This window of the Methanosarcina mazei S-6 genome carries:
- a CDS encoding AMP-binding protein, whose amino-acid sequence is MDLIEDSLGKYFEKQIAVDPNHEFIIYPDRNLRFTYGQFNERVNNLAKGLLAIGIKKGDHVGIWAKNVPDWLTFMFATAKIGAVLVTVNTAYRSHEVEYVLKQSDMKALALIDSFREVDYLEIINGLVPELKSSERGRLKSKKFPHLKSIIYVGQEKHRGMYNTAELILLGSHYPDDELKEIMEGVSGDDVVNMQYTSGTTGFPKGVMLTSKNILNNGLSIGDRQKFTHEDRLCLPVPLFHCFGIVLGVMAILTHRGTLVMLEVFDPLLVLAAVQKEKCTALYGVPTMFIAEYTHPMFDMFDLSSLRTGIMAGSTCPVEAMKKVVKDMHCHQITSVYGLTEASPGMTQTTVDDPVELRVETVGKCFPGVEVRVVDPATNKPVPPDTVGEICCRGYNIMKGYYKMPEETKNVIDEEGWLHSGDLGTCDENGYYRITGRIKDMIIRGGENIYPREIEEFLHAMPGVKDAQVVGIPDKKYGEIVGAFVILEKDEDLTEADIRDYAISKIARYKVPKHIFIVDEYPLTASGKIQKYKLREMAVEMMKNR
- a CDS encoding DUF2769 domain-containing protein, whose amino-acid sequence is MVPGNRSRKSLCFQEEDRNTADKKDECHKSGSLETSHFTETPEYFQQAQTGQVVDDTPENLLICMEYCGTCPSLPFPPEPLLFCARGCSQETVSKKSCNCPSCPIYKKYRLQNLYFCETGKAAEKKEHKQKAKV